AGGGGGACCGTTCCATCCGGGCCGCCATAGGTATTCACGTGCACGACGCCTGCCTGAATGTCGCGCACCATGTGGTGGGCACGGCTTAGGTTTGACGTCCAAACCCCTGCGGCCAAACCAAACTTCGTGGAGTTTGCGATCTGAACGGCCTCGGCGTCTGACGTGAAGGGCGTAACGGCCAGCACGGGACCGAACACCTCGTTCTGGGCCACATGATGTTGGGGCTGAACGCCAGTCAGAACTGTCGGTTCCATGTAATATCCACCGGTCTCTTCAAGGATGCGCGACCCACCCAGCGCGAGTGTGGCGCCGTCCTCAACCGCTCGGCTGACGAAACCCAAATTGCCTTCCAACTGAGGGATGTTGTTCACCGCGCCGATATTGGTGGTCAGGTCCAGCGGGTCGCCAACCTTCATCGCCGCCGCGTGGCGTGACAACGCTTCAACGAATTCATCATGCACGCTCGCCTCGACCAACAGGCGCGAGCCCGCGACGCAGACCTGCCCTGCATTGCGGAAGATCCCCGCCGCCGAGATCTTCGCGGCCTGCTCCAAATCCGGCGCATCGGCAAACACCACATTTGGCGATTTGCCGCCAAGCTCCAGATAGCAGCGCTTCAGGTTGGACCGTGCCGAATATTCCAATAGCCTGCGCCCGACCCCACCCGAACCAGTAAACACCAACACGTCCACATCCATCGACATGGCCAGCGCCTCGCCGGTGACCGACCCTTTGCCGGTTACGACGTTCAAAACGCCATCCGGCAAGCCCGCTTCGGCAGCCAGTTCCGCCAGCTTAAGCAAACTCAGCGATGCGGTTTCAGCAGGCTTCAGAACCACCGAGTTTCCCGCTGCCAAGGCTGGCGCCAGCTTCCATGCCCCAATCATCAACGGGAAGTTCCATGGCACGATGGCGCCCACGACACCCACAGGTTCCTTATGCACAAGCCCCAACACGTTGCCCGGCGTTGGAGCAATCTCGCCGTAAACCTTATCCAGAGCCTCGGCATAATAGCGAAACGTGCCCGCGGCTGATCCGGGTTCGGCCTTCAGCGCCATACCAATCTCAGTGCCATTATCGCGCACGCCCAGCACCGCCAGTTCCAACGCATTCGCCTCGATCAGATTGGCCAGCTTGTTCAGCACCTTCTTGCGATGTGCGGGCGCGGTCCGGCTCCATCGTCCATCGTCAAAAGCCCGCCGCGCGGCTGCCACGGCGCGATCCACATCCGTTGCCGACGCGCAAATAATCGTCGTCAGCGTCGATCCGTCAATCGGCGAGAGAACGTCTTGCGCCTCCCCCGAACCTTCTTCCCACGCTCCGTCAATATATAATTTCTGCGGCGCGACAGGATGGCGGCGAAGCTCGTTGATGCGTGACTGGTCTGCCATTCGTCCGTCTTTCTTTCCTTGTGGTCCAGCCAGACCCGGCGCAAATGCTGGATCAGAACCAGAACGATCATTCCAAACAGGATCGCCGCGATCGGACGATCAATGAAGTCGAGCGGGGATTTCACCCGCGCCATGGCG
This DNA window, taken from Aliiroseovarius sp. F47248L, encodes the following:
- a CDS encoding aldehyde dehydrogenase is translated as MNELRRHPVAPQKLYIDGAWEEGSGEAQDVLSPIDGSTLTTIICASATDVDRAVAAARRAFDDGRWSRTAPAHRKKVLNKLANLIEANALELAVLGVRDNGTEIGMALKAEPGSAAGTFRYYAEALDKVYGEIAPTPGNVLGLVHKEPVGVVGAIVPWNFPLMIGAWKLAPALAAGNSVVLKPAETASLSLLKLAELAAEAGLPDGVLNVVTGKGSVTGEALAMSMDVDVLVFTGSGGVGRRLLEYSARSNLKRCYLELGGKSPNVVFADAPDLEQAAKISAAGIFRNAGQVCVAGSRLLVEASVHDEFVEALSRHAAAMKVGDPLDLTTNIGAVNNIPQLEGNLGFVSRAVEDGATLALGGSRILEETGGYYMEPTVLTGVQPQHHVAQNEVFGPVLAVTPFTSDAEAVQIANSTKFGLAAGVWTSNLSRAHHMVRDIQAGVVHVNTYGGPDGTVPLGGVKQSGNGHDKSMHAFDKYFDLKTAWMQL